In Macrobrachium nipponense isolate FS-2020 chromosome 41, ASM1510439v2, whole genome shotgun sequence, the following proteins share a genomic window:
- the LOC135212791 gene encoding dnaJ homolog subfamily C member 7 homolog, whose amino-acid sequence MISLLKEEWKDAKDEYFFLLDEFEEMNFNEAAEMRRNQNLLDDFMEEKYNIEKLGKNRDCAEEENKLLKKKIEELEDELIQKAKEVETVYEQLARKERECENHREKLEELQNQAVDNDFYCGYLEEKVKTHEAERKRLLQATTHLEERLQSSQREVSALERNHDLEKNHSNQSQTQKNLGDQKKVHIQETTDQSLQQENEKMNETLEERERLVSVINNSLTNEKNKNNALVEENKVKGNMFCKLGRLEEASECFLRVLDMDDDHEDYRLRLGLCLLLLGRHREAMMQLEKLDDQEDLFAAAKTLQRMQRHGCPYYILGIAEDANLKAIKWAYRKLALKFNPDNCQGSEEERHRRMDIMQKVNYANDLLCDADERGEYDAVREFIKDLAAEVFQDPQKAMKVKKKKPGRTTKRPKTKGN is encoded by the coding sequence ATGATCTCGCTTTTGAAGGAAGAATGGAAAGACGCAAAGGATGAGTACTTTTTCCTCCTAGATGAATTCGAAGAGATGAATTTTAACGAAGCTGCTGAAATGAGAAGGAATCAAAATTTGCTCGACGATTTCATGGAAGAAAAGTATAACATCGAAAAGCTTGGTAAAAATCGCGACTGtgctgaagaagaaaacaaacttctgaagaagaaaatagaagagttggaggacgaatTAATCCAGAAAGCCAAGGAAGTTGAAACTGTATACGAACAGCTCGCACGGAAGGAGAGAGAATGTGAAAACCATCGAGAAAAACTGGAAGAACTCCAGAACCAAGCAGTGGACAATGATTTCTATTGTGGATACCTCGAAGAGAAGGTGAAGACCCACGAAGCCGAAAGAAAGAGGCTGCTCCAGGCGACGACACATCTCGAGGAGAGATTGCAATCCTCACAGCGAGAAGTGTCTGCTCTGGAAAGAAATCATGACCTAGAGAAAAATCACAGTAATCAGAGTCAGACTCAAAAGAATCTAGGCGATCAGAAGAAGGTCCATATCCAGGAAACCACAGATCAGTCGCTtcaacaggagaatgaaaaaatgaatgagacaTTAGAGGAACGAGAACGACTAGTATCCGTGATAAACAATTCTTtgacaaatgaaaagaataagaataatgctTTGGTTGAAGAAAACAAGGTAAAAGGAAACATGTTCTGTAAACTTGGACGGCTGGAAGAAGCaagtgaatgtttcctcagagtATTGGATATGGACGACGATCACGAGGACTACAGGCTAAGACTGGGATTATGCCTCTTGTTGCTTGGCAGACACAGGGAAGCTATGATGCAGCTTGAGAAATTAGATGATCAAGAAGATTTGTTTGCAGCTGCCAAAACCCTACAAAGAATGCAACGTCATGGCTGCCCATACTACATCCTAGGTATTGCAGAGGATGCTAATTTGAAGGCAATAAAGTGGGCCTATAGGAAGCTGGCACTGAAGTTCAACCCTGATAACTGCCAAGGATCTGAAGAAGAGCGACATCGCAGAATGGATATCATGCAGAAGGTCAACTATGCTAATGATCTCTTATGCGATGCTGATGAAAGAGGAGAATACGACGCAGTCAGGGAGTTCATCAAGGACCTGGCAGCTGAAGTGTTTCAAGATCCTCAGAAGGCAAtgaaagtaaagaagaagaaacctggAAGGACAACGAAGAGGCCGAAAACTAAAGGAAACTAG